The Halorhabdus sp. BNX81 genome includes a region encoding these proteins:
- a CDS encoding Rid family detoxifying hydrolase: MKRTIETEAAPAAVGAYSQATATDELVFTAGQIPLTPDGDLLDDADIDVQTQQALDNVEAVLDEAGAGMDDVLKVTVYVDDIENFEAMDAAYETFFDEDPPARSAVEVAALPKGVGVEIEAVAAV, from the coding sequence ATGAAGCGAACGATCGAAACCGAGGCGGCCCCCGCCGCAGTCGGGGCGTACAGCCAGGCGACCGCAACCGATGAGCTTGTCTTTACCGCCGGACAGATCCCGCTGACGCCCGACGGCGATTTGCTCGACGACGCCGACATCGACGTCCAGACCCAGCAGGCGCTGGACAACGTCGAGGCAGTTCTCGACGAAGCGGGCGCGGGCATGGACGACGTGCTGAAGGTAACCGTCTACGTCGACGACATCGAGAACTTCGAGGCGATGGACGCCGCCTACGAGACGTTCTTCGATGAAGATCCGCCGGCCAGAAGCGCCGTTGAGGTCGCCGCGCTGCCGAAAGGCGTCGGTGTCGAGATCGAGGCCGTGGCGGCCGTCTGA
- the hisH gene encoding imidazole glycerol phosphate synthase subunit HisH, with amino-acid sequence MSDREQAAADVVVVDYGLGNLRSVTRGLERAGAAVTISDDPVALDAADGIVLPGVGAFSEGMDNAGPFRDALVEAAEDGRPLLGICLGMQMLLTTSEEAEHAGEGDAEGLDLIPGTNLRFDGDRKVPHMGWNELAVEREHPLLAGVDGEHAYFVHSYYARPDDGAATAARTDYGERFASVVANEAGNVMGTQFHPEKSGETGLAILRNFVEYCADQ; translated from the coding sequence ATGAGCGACCGCGAGCAGGCGGCGGCTGACGTCGTCGTCGTCGATTACGGACTGGGGAATCTCCGGAGCGTCACGCGTGGGCTCGAACGCGCGGGCGCAGCCGTGACGATATCGGACGACCCGGTGGCACTCGATGCCGCCGACGGGATCGTCCTCCCCGGCGTCGGCGCGTTTAGCGAGGGGATGGACAACGCCGGTCCGTTCCGGGACGCCCTCGTCGAGGCGGCCGAGGACGGTCGCCCCCTCCTGGGTATCTGTCTCGGGATGCAGATGCTCCTCACCACGAGCGAAGAGGCCGAACACGCCGGCGAAGGTGACGCCGAGGGGCTGGACCTGATCCCCGGGACGAATCTCAGATTTGACGGCGATCGGAAGGTTCCGCACATGGGCTGGAACGAACTCGCCGTCGAGCGCGAGCATCCCCTGTTGGCGGGTGTCGACGGCGAGCACGCGTACTTCGTCCATTCCTACTACGCCCGGCCGGACGACGGGGCCGCCACCGCGGCGAGGACTGACTACGGCGAGCGCTTCGCGAGTGTCGTCGCCAACGAGGCGGGCAACGTGATGGGAACCCAGTTTCACCCCGAGAAATCCGGCGAGACGGGGCTTGCCATTCTCCGGAACTTCGTCGAGTACTGCGCCGACCAGTAG
- a CDS encoding PAS domain-containing protein: MHDLSLQDAHVGIVPGVVDGVDTYRSVCERVVGRVSVYDPSAVESVASGSNPPDYLIIEGGPKGLAAVKTAADQTPPHAVLYVDDRPRKVSEAMLSGADVFLHPADRQHFEARLKSLHLGATVPVEPAEGRLGMEPSIEPRAYETLMEQFEDLIYVLDRHARFVRVNEAKAALHDLDPEVMIGQSEFNTFLPETAMEIYRDNLAVIEGHSAVERKPEWIENAHGERIHVTASKHPITDPEGRVIGLIGISRDITALTRQQALIENVRDTIEHLYGMYDHNFRNRTQIQVAIESHMKQAFTAESTGRERLSELGGLFGLDVRPGAEIEGTNTDGRADREEVRTSLEGLANTWAEMHRSFTEARDVETEMVERLTDLVEDFSELFAVVKAGGELTEVDLKRLAKQYADCQVTGESVTITTDQLRTTLLVEQLSAALGPAGRIRLESTEAGVRLHLSKHLTVPALTDQYRDQDLLERSKHLLKVRLVLETLGWDIETVHPDDDTTVLSVDVTAWKRQAGAYT; the protein is encoded by the coding sequence ATGCACGACCTGTCACTTCAGGATGCCCACGTCGGCATCGTCCCGGGCGTCGTCGATGGCGTCGACACCTATCGCTCCGTCTGCGAGCGGGTCGTCGGACGCGTTTCAGTGTACGATCCGTCCGCAGTGGAGTCCGTCGCGTCCGGGTCGAACCCGCCGGACTACCTCATCATCGAAGGGGGCCCGAAGGGACTAGCTGCAGTGAAGACCGCGGCCGACCAGACCCCGCCGCATGCCGTCCTTTACGTCGACGATCGACCCCGGAAAGTCTCGGAAGCGATGCTATCCGGTGCCGATGTGTTCCTCCACCCTGCGGACAGACAGCACTTCGAAGCGCGACTCAAGAGCTTGCATCTGGGTGCGACAGTCCCGGTCGAACCAGCCGAGGGCCGGCTCGGTATGGAACCGTCGATCGAACCACGGGCGTATGAGACGCTCATGGAGCAGTTCGAGGACCTCATCTACGTCCTCGATCGCCACGCGCGTTTCGTCCGGGTGAACGAGGCAAAAGCCGCCCTCCACGATCTCGACCCCGAAGTGATGATCGGCCAGAGCGAGTTCAACACCTTCCTGCCGGAGACCGCGATGGAAATCTACCGTGACAATCTGGCAGTGATCGAAGGTCACAGCGCGGTGGAGCGCAAGCCGGAGTGGATCGAAAACGCCCACGGCGAGCGGATCCACGTCACTGCGAGCAAGCACCCAATTACTGATCCGGAGGGGCGCGTGATCGGGCTGATCGGTATCTCGCGGGACATCACCGCGCTCACCAGACAACAGGCCCTCATCGAGAACGTGCGGGATACCATCGAACATCTCTATGGCATGTACGACCACAACTTTCGAAACCGCACGCAGATCCAGGTCGCCATCGAATCCCACATGAAACAGGCGTTCACAGCCGAGTCGACCGGGCGCGAGCGGCTGTCGGAACTCGGGGGGCTGTTCGGCCTGGACGTCCGTCCGGGGGCCGAAATCGAAGGCACGAATACCGACGGACGGGCCGATCGCGAGGAAGTGCGGACGTCACTCGAAGGGCTCGCGAACACGTGGGCGGAGATGCACCGGTCGTTCACCGAGGCGCGGGACGTCGAGACTGAGATGGTCGAACGTCTCACGGATCTGGTCGAGGACTTCAGCGAACTGTTCGCGGTCGTCAAGGCCGGCGGCGAACTCACCGAAGTCGACCTGAAACGCCTCGCAAAGCAGTACGCTGACTGTCAGGTCACGGGCGAGTCGGTTACGATCACCACCGATCAACTCCGGACGACGCTGCTGGTTGAACAGCTCAGTGCGGCGCTCGGGCCGGCAGGGCGGATCCGGCTTGAGTCCACCGAAGCGGGGGTGAGGCTACATCTCTCCAAGCACCTGACCGTGCCGGCCCTGACTGACCAGTATCGCGATCAGGATCTCCTCGAGCGATCGAAACACCTGCTGAAGGTCCGACTCGTCCTGGAGACGCTGGGCTGGGACATCGAGACGGTGCATCCCGACGACGACACGACGGTCCTTTCGGTCGACGTCACGGCCTGGAAGCGCCAGGCGGGCGCTTACACCTGA